The Spirochaeta lutea genome includes the window CTCTCTCAGCCGGGCAAGCCCATCACGGTGATCATACACTGCCTTCTCTTGGCTGCGGATTATCTGTTCAATGCGGGACAGCTGGGTTTGCAGGGTCTGTAAAATGTTGCTGGCCTGCTCCAGTGCCTGAATTTCCCGGCGGATCTGCTCCAGCCGTGCGGCTATAGGCTGCCAGTTAATATCATCGAACTGAGTAACGCCCTTCAATTGGTAAACCTGCGACCTTCGTTCCTCAATGCGGTGTTTCTCTGTCTGAAGTCCGGCAATGTCAGCGGCGATTTCCTGCATTCGGGTTTCTAAGCTCTGAGCCTGGGCTTGGAGGGTCTTGATTTTTGATTGATTCTGCCAACCCAGGACGTATCGGGACCGGTCATCCAGGGCATGCCGGTCGTCCTTCTCGTGGCGGTTTTGGTTGCCCTTTATCTGCCCAGCCCGAGTAATACCCCGGCTGGCCCGCCGAAGATCTTCCATGGTGTGGCAGCAGGTATAATCAAAGCGTTGTTCCAGCTGGGAGGAAACCCAAGCAGCCATGGTACTATCCTGTTTAACCTGCAGATGATTGATAAGGGAGTCCGGATCGACCGATGAGAGGTCGGACTCGACCCCCGATATGACCCGGTAGTACACAAGCTTGCCTCCCAGGTGAGTTTGATCCACCCACCCAGCTACTTGGGTATACACCCCATCAGGCACCAGCAAGGATAGGGCGAAACCATGTAAAAGCCGCTCGGCAGCGCCCTCCCACTGCCTGGATTCCTGGCGTACCATAATCAGCTCACCGGCGAAGGGCAGTTCGTCCTCAGAGAGTCCCAGAGCCTCACAAAGCTGTCTGCGGATGGCAATCTGCCGGGAATTAATGTTGCTCTTGCGCCCCTGAAGCGAGGCTATTTCTCTGGTCAGCTCCCCGTGAGTGGTTCTATGCCCCGTCAAGTCCACGCTCAGTTCGGTTATCCGGTTACCTACACTGGCCGCCTGGTTGTCCAGTTCAGCAAGAATCACATCGGCTTGGTGACGGTTTTCCAGAAAGCCCTCGGGGTTTTGGGCCTTCGGCAGTTCAAGGTGATTACAAAGCCCCCCGTATTCCTCCGCCCGGCCTAACCGGCGGCGCTTTTCCTGCTCCAAGGTCCCTTCTTCCTGCCCCAGGGCTGCTAAACGGTCGCCCCCCTTCTCAGAAATTGCCAGTTTTACCGAATCCCGTTCACCCCGGCTGAAATCCAGTTCTTCACTCAACCCCTGGAGTTTCAGTTCCTCCTTTTGGGTCTGCCGGGTAAGCCGATCGATCCGTTGGGATAGGAGGTCCCTCTTGATGCCGGCAAAGTAAAGAGCCAGGGCTTCCCGATGCCCTCGCCATTGCTCACTGTTCTGTCCGGCAACGGTATGTTTGTCTAGTTTCTCCACCATAGGGTGAAGTCGGCCAATCTGATCCTTGGCACGGAGTACTGCCTGATGCGCCCTATTCAAATCATCAAAATGAGTTATCAGCGCCTCAATCCTCGGCCCCACATCAAAGGCCTCCAGCATATGCTGACGGACAAAGGCGGTGAGGTTTCCCACAGACTTCATCGATACCGTCTGATGGAAGAGTTCCATGGCCTGTTCGCCCTGAAGACCGAAGCGCCGCCGGAAGGCGGCTCCATATCCGGTAAAGCTGTCAAATATGGGTTCAGTACGATCCAATGACCGGAGGTTCTTCCGCAGCTGGGAAAGGTCGCTGCCGAATCCCGAAAAGTGTTCCTGAATGGATAGACTCTGATCGGAAACCACATAGAACCGGGTTGGTTGGCCATTGGAATCCCTTTGATGAAAAACCTGGGCCAAGGCGACGGTTTGATCGTAGCCCTGATTGTAAAACACCCCTAGGATGACTGAATAGTTATTCCGCCCCCGCAGGGCTACAGGCTTGGCAGCGTAGCCGGTCTCGCTGCGCTCGGACTTGTAGTACCCGAGGACATAGGACCGCAGATCGCGCTCCCGGTGCTCGGCTCCTGCAGCCTTGTTGTAGGATATCCGGTTTGGCGCCACCAGAAGAGTTGTAATGGCATCCGCCAGGGTGGACTTTCCCGACCCAATGTCCCCGGTCAGCAGGGTGTTCCTGCCTTATAGGGGAAGGGTCCAGACCTTGTTATGAAAGGTACCCCAGTTATATACCTCGACCCGGTGTAATCGGAACCCGGCCAAGGTATCATCGGCAGTAAAATCTAACAGCGAGCTCATTCCTCCTCCCGGTCAAGGGCATGATCAGCGTATTCCCGCAGCCGTTCATCGAACTGGTTCATCCACTGGGCATCCACAAACGCTGAAAGAATACGCTTTATTTCCAGTTTAGTTTTTGCGGAGTCTATAAACCGAATGAATCCCAGGTCTGCGATTTTTGATAGAATGGAGGACATCCGGTCAATGGTACGGCTTTCAGTATTACCCTCAGGTAAAAAGGTGCGCAGCATTTCCACCACCTCATCGGTGCTCAAAATAAGCCGGTCCTCTCCAGTAGAGGAATCATGATCTGCCAAGCGCCGGCGCAGCAGCACCAGAGTCAGACTTACCGGATAGGAAAGCCGCCGCCGGGGTATAAGCCGGGGCAGGTTCTCGGTTTCCTGGTCATCTTCCCGGTTTTGCAGGAAGCCATACCCTGCCTGCTCGTCTACCACTACCTGGAGCCCTAGGAGGCTTACATAATCCTGTATTCTGCCCTGGTGCCGTACCAGCTCTTGCCACTGAGTCTGGTTGTCTTCACGGTACAGCACCCCCTTGAACAGGGATATGAGGAGGGGCGATAGGCTGTTGTGCTCCGTCATTTCAAGACTCCTTATTCTACCGGCATTCGGTCATCAATACCGGATGGTACACCCTTTTTATAGTGCGCAAAAGGTTGTAACTATCCACCCCGACGACACCACCCATGAGTAGAGTTCTCGGTTGCTCCGCTATATCTGGCGTAGTTTACAACCTTTTGCGCACTAAGCAACCTTATGTGCACTAGATAAATAGTACCAGGGGAATCTTGGCGGTACGCTGCCGACCCTGCCGATCCTGCCAAGAAACCTCCTCCACAGTCTCTTCATCTATATGAGCACGACCATCCTCTGCCGCCACAGAGAGATATCCGACCAACTCTGCCAGTCCTTCGGTTAGGGGGTGCCGGTGTATAATGACCCCAAGGGTTATTTGTGATTCACTCTCCAAGGCGGACTTGATGGTTCTGCGCAGCCGCGCCTTGTCTACTACAATCTGATCAAAGAGCGCAGAGGAATCCAGCTGCTCTAAATCGGCTTTCTGAATTAGGGTAGTGAGATCCGTAGATACAGGGGGCTGAAAGAGAGGTCGCTCCAACGGAAGCCGAACATCGGGTTTACTGTCCGGCAGCTCCATAAAATCACCCGGTGGAATCCTATGCCGCACCGTAAGGGCCAGGGCCTCGAGGTTCTCGTGAAGCTCGATGATCCGCCGATTCTCGTAGTAGGCCCGATCGTCCAGGTAGTTTCTCAACTGGCGACTGAGACGGGCTACGGTCCGCTGGGTCTGCTCGCCTGCAGCCATCCAGTCGAAATGTATACGCCGGAGCCGTGGATCGTTACGAGTTTCATCCTCCAAGGCTTCTAGGGAATACAACCGATCTAATAGTTCAGTGAGTTCATCCTGACTTGTTGGACTCATGAGAAAGTCCCAGAAGGACCGGAAGCTCCGGCCTTGGTCCGATTGGGTAATGGCATCGTGTTCGCCGAAGATGGTTTGGAGCATCTGGTGTTTCCCTCCGGTCCAGGCTGCGATTTGCTGACGGACATCCCGGTCTAGCTGACGGAAGTTGTGCTCCACCGCCCTGAAATCACCTAACAGCTCCCTTGCCATACGGTTAACCTGGAAATACCGTTCCCGAAGCGCCCTACCATCCATGAGTCTCAGGCTTCCGTTTTTTATGGAGTCTATTTCCGCTTTCAGGCTCCGGCGTTGCGCCTCAAGTTCTCGGATACGTTTATCCTTGTCGGTCTCTACCCCCGAGGAAATCTCCCGCAATAGCTGCACTATGGTTTGCAGCCGGCTCTCCGTTCCCACAAACCCCCTCTCGAAGAGGCTGTCAAGCCAACGAAGGGCTGTTTCGGTGGCGGGCGTAAGATCGTAGTGGGCTTCGTCGCTGCCCGGAGGGTAATACTTCCGCAGCCATCCCTTTTCAATGTGGGCCCAGTCGTCCAGGTATTCACCAGCTTTCCGGGGAAACGGATCTTGCTCCGGGTCTTGGTCAGAATAGTTGTCCCGCAGGGTGTAGAGATAGTCCTCCAAACGGGTGGTTAGTTCGGCCTCGGGTATACTTCTATGGTTTTGATCCCGAAAGGCAAGGTCCAAAAAACCGGCGATCAGGGGGGCAGAGTCTGCGGACATGAGCCGCCAAGCCGGGTGGTGTCTCCGCATGTTACGGAGGTCGAAGTAATCCAGGGGCATGGGTGTAGCCTATCCGGTATTTTCAAAGGGTGAAAGGGTAAAAGCTCTCTGATGGGGTATTCGCCCGGAATGTGAGTTAATGGTGTATTCCTTGTTTATCCCACAACCGGCTGCCCAGTACGGGATTCTTTGTGGGCAAAAGGTTGTAAACTACACCAGATATAGTAGTGCGACTGCGGCGATCATTAAAGTACGAGGACATCTACCTGACCTCGTTCGAAACCTTAGCTGAGCTTCAGCGGGAAGTGAACCGCTACTTCCAGTTTACAACACTTAACGGTTCCACCAGGAACTTGGTTATGCAACTCCAGAAATGATGCACCAGTCATTTGTATTGGAAGACCCCCTGCCGTTGGCTGGGTAGTATTATCGGTGGGAAGGAATTTTCTTAAATCTGCAGTATAACCTGTCTTGACAGTTAGGCCCACTTCGACGTTCTGCTCCCAGTCCTCAATAGGTGGATTGCTTATCCAAGATTCTATCAAAACTCTGTTTTGCAATTGGGCTCATCCTACTTTCTTTTTTATATGCACCTCAGGAACCGCACCCAATGCTTCAGCTACCTTTCTTAGGAATTTCAAGGATAGATTCTTATAATTCCCCGATTCTAAACGAGCGATTGCTGGTTGCGATGTTCCAACTTCCTTTGCTAATTCCGTCTGTGTGAGATTTTTTTCTTTTCTGAGTTCCATGACCTCCTTTGCCAGAATAAACTCTTCTTCTAATTTCTCATATTCTATTCGAACACTTTCATTTTTAAGAAGGTCCTTTTTATAAGTTTCATAGTTTGTGCTATCCATTTTTATCTCCTTTTAGAAAATTTTGTTTTAATTTTTCAGCTCGCTCAATTTCGAATCTGCTAGTTTTGTTAGTTTTCTTAACGTAACCAGAAGTAATTACATATATTTTCCCCGCTACTTGAAAATAAAACATCCGCACAATATTTGAGGATTGCTTGATTCTAAGCTCATATAAATCAAATCCGATCAATTTCTTTGCGGGATCGAGCAATCGTATTTCGTACATTCTGAATTATACCAAATATGGTATGTTTTTATCAATATCTTTTCCTGTGAAACACAATCTTATTCCCAACAGCTGTTTCCACTCGTCTCAAAGAATGCCTCAATTACTTCTATAGTGCGCAAAAGGTTGTACCGTTTGCGCACGGCATAAGCAATCACGCCCGTTCCGGGTTATTCTTATTATATGCAGCCTAGCGCCGTCTTGGTATTTGATCCCCATCAGACCCTCACCGACATTGTCGCCCGGCAAATGGACCGGGCCGGGCTTTCGGGCTCCATTACCACCGCTCAAAGCAAGGCCGAGTTCCTCGCCGAGGGCAGGAGGGTGGAACCCGATCTGATCATAACGGGGCGGGGGGAAACCTCCGAGGATGAACGGTCCCCGGGAGGCCTGGAGCCCCTCCGCTGGATTATAGCGGACTTTCCCCGGACCCCGATAATCCTTGCCGCCGAGTCGGTCTCTCCCGGTGAGCATGCTACCTTACTGGATCTGGGCATTACCGCAGTGGTTCTGCTTCTGGCCGAGGATCAGCTTGCCCTGAGCATGGGCAGCATTTTGAACCGGGCACATAACCGGAATGTCCAGGATCCCTGGGTGGTTCAGGCCCTTCAGCGGGCAGGAAGGCAGTGGCGAGCAACCTTCGACGCCATGGAGGACGGCATCTGCGTTGCCGATGTCCAGGGCCTCATTAGCCGGGCCAATACCGCCTTCCGGGCTATGGTGGATCTGCCCTGGGACCGGATCATCGGGAGGAATATCTTCAGCATTCTGCCGGGGCTTGGGCAGATTCTTGAGGCTCCCGGGCGGGACTATGGGGCAGCCGGACGGAGGGTGCCGGAGTTTCAGATCGCCCGGGGATGGTACCGGGGGCGCCGAACCCGGGGCCCCGGGGCCGATTCGGGGATCCATGAGGTTCTGTATATTTTTTCAGACATTACAGCGGAAAAGCAGATTCAGCTGGAGATCGCCATCCGGACCAAGTGGATTCAAACCATCAACCGGTTCTCCCGGGAGTCGGTGGGTCAGCTCAACCTGGATGATATGCTGGCAACGGCCTTCACCTACCTGGAGGCTAACTTCGACTTCCGCCTGGGGTGCATCTTCATGGGAAACGAGGCGGAGGATTACGTGGATGTCCTGGGCATTAGCCAGGTGGGACGGCCCATTGCCCAGGAATTAGGCATTACCCCGGGGCAGCGCTTTACCCAGAGCGCCTTTCCCCAGAGTTTACAGAACCGCCCGGACCGATCCGGGGAGATTTTATTCCTTGGCGAACCGACCCTGGAGAATTCATCCCGGATATGGAAACGCTTCAAAGAGATTCTGTCCCGGGCCGAGATTTCCTGGCTGGTTCGCATGCCCATCATCATGGCCAAGCGCTACCAGATGGTGCTGTACCTGGCCTATTCCCATGAGATCACCTTTGTAGAGGAGGAGTGGGACTTCCTTCGCACCCTGACGGAGTACATATCCGTGGCGGCTCGAAACCGCCAGCTCTACGAGGAGCTGCAGGAATCCTACACCGAACTGGACCGGATCAAGGACCTCACCGCCCGGCAGCAGCGTCTGGAGGCCCTGGGACAGATTGCCAGCGGCATTGCCCACGATATCAACAATACCCTGGTACCCATCTCCCTGTACGCCGAGGGGCTGGTGAACCCCGCCCTGGAGCTGCCCCCCAAGGCGGTGAACTATGCCCAGGCTATCCGCCGGGCGGTGGAGGATATTCAGGGGGTTACCTCCCGGCTGCGGACCTTCTACCGCACCGAGGAAAAAGCCGAACCCGAGCCCATCGATATTGCCGAACTCTTCTCCCAGGTTCTGGAACTTTCCAAGCCCAAATGGAAGAGCGGACCGAATCAGCACGGCCTGAACATCGAGGTTGCCACCCGGATCGCCGGGGACGTGCCGGGGTTCAGCGGCGTTCCCGGGGAACTCCGTGAGGCCCTGATGAACCTTATCTTTAACGCGGTGGATGCCATGCCCGCCGGCGGTGAAATCACCCTAGCCGCAAGAAGACAGGGCAGCACCGTCTTCATTGACGTCATCGACACCGGTATCGGTATGAACCATGAGCAGCTGGAGCATTGCCTGGAGCCCTTTTACACCACCAAGGGGGTACGGGGCACGGGCATGGGGCTGCCGGGGGTGTACGGCGTGGTTCAGCGCCACGGCGGGGGCATCGAGATGGATTCGACCCCGGGATCGGGCACCCGGGTTACCCTGGCCCTGCCCATAACCAAGGCGGCCCGCCCCAATACCCAGGTACTGAATCCCGGCAGCTGCACCGAGTCGCTGCGGATTCTTACCGTCGACGACGACCCCCGCAGCCGGGACGCCATGGCGGAACTGCTGCGCTTTGACGGCCACCGTTGGTGTACAATTCTTTCTGTAAATTAGGTTGAAGAAAGCAGGCCGATCAGGCTCAAATGGTAAGTGACGAAACAAACCATAAGGAGAGCCCGATGGCCTACCAATCAGAGTATACACTTTTAGAGCAAGTGATCCAAATGTTAGCCACCAAGGAAGACAGTAAATTTTCTAAGGTGATAGAAAAGGTAGTGAACGAAGCAATGAAACTTGAGCGAGCCAAA containing:
- a CDS encoding ATP-binding protein — encoded protein: MLTGDIGSGKSTLADAITTLLVAPNRISYNKAAGAEHRERDLRSYVLGYYKSERSETGYAAKPVALRGRNNYSVILGVFYNQGYDQTVALAQVFHQRDSNGQPTRFYVVSDQSLSIQEHFSGFGSDLSQLRKNLRSLDRTEPIFDSFTGYGAAFRRRFGLQGEQAMELFHQTVSMKSVGNLTAFVRQHMLEAFDVGPRIEALITHFDDLNRAHQAVLRAKDQIGRLHPMVEKLDKHTVAGQNSEQWRGHREALALYFAGIKRDLLSQRIDRLTRQTQKEELKLQGLSEELDFSRGERDSVKLAISEKGGDRLAALGQEEGTLEQEKRRRLGRAEEYGGLCNHLELPKAQNPEGFLENRHQADVILAELDNQAASVGNRITELSVDLTGHRTTHGELTREIASLQGRKSNINSRQIAIRRQLCEALGLSEDELPFAGELIMVRQESRQWEGAAERLLHGFALSLLVPDGVYTQVAGWVDQTHLGGKLVYYRVISGVESDLSSVDPDSLINHLQVKQDSTMAAWVSSQLEQRFDYTCCHTMEDLRRASRGITRAGQIKGNQNRHEKDDRHALDDRSRYVLGWQNQSKIKTLQAQAQSLETRMQEIAADIAGLQTEKHRIEERRSQVYQLKGVTQFDDINWQPIAARLEQIRREIQALEQASNILQTLQTQLSRIEQIIRSQEKAVYDHRDGLARLRERLEVAQEMYQETCSVIGENIQTLEALNRELDPLRTQALGDHTLTVESCDNYQSKFRTWIQAKLDAEEQRLRTLEVQIASAMQDFRREYPAETRDLDTSLESAGEYRSMLEKLERDDLPRFENHFKELLNQNAIREIANFQAQLKKETQIISERVDRINQSMAAIEFNKDRYIQLETQPNADNEIRLFRQELKSCIEGSFTGTGDDQYSEEKFIQVKAIIDRFRGREGSTDLDRRWTEKVTDVRNWFSFAASERWIQDNTEYEHYTDSGGKSGGQKEKLAYTVLAASLAYQFGLEFGEIRSRSFRFVMIDEAFGRGSDESADYGLRLFRELNLQLLIITPLQKIHVIEPYVSTLGFVYNQDGRESQLRSLTIQEYRQELAEHRGAKP
- a CDS encoding DUF4194 domain-containing protein encodes the protein MTEHNSLSPLLISLFKGVLYREDNQTQWQELVRHQGRIQDYVSLLGLQVVVDEQAGYGFLQNREDDQETENLPRLIPRRRLSYPVSLTLVLLRRRLADHDSSTGEDRLILSTDEVVEMLRTFLPEGNTESRTIDRMSSILSKIADLGFIRFIDSAKTKLEIKRILSAFVDAQWMNQFDERLREYADHALDREEE
- a CDS encoding DUF3375 domain-containing protein produces the protein MPLDYFDLRNMRRHHPAWRLMSADSAPLIAGFLDLAFRDQNHRSIPEAELTTRLEDYLYTLRDNYSDQDPEQDPFPRKAGEYLDDWAHIEKGWLRKYYPPGSDEAHYDLTPATETALRWLDSLFERGFVGTESRLQTIVQLLREISSGVETDKDKRIRELEAQRRSLKAEIDSIKNGSLRLMDGRALRERYFQVNRMARELLGDFRAVEHNFRQLDRDVRQQIAAWTGGKHQMLQTIFGEHDAITQSDQGRSFRSFWDFLMSPTSQDELTELLDRLYSLEALEDETRNDPRLRRIHFDWMAAGEQTQRTVARLSRQLRNYLDDRAYYENRRIIELHENLEALALTVRHRIPPGDFMELPDSKPDVRLPLERPLFQPPVSTDLTTLIQKADLEQLDSSALFDQIVVDKARLRRTIKSALESESQITLGVIIHRHPLTEGLAELVGYLSVAAEDGRAHIDEETVEEVSWQDRQGRQRTAKIPLVLFI
- a CDS encoding helix-turn-helix domain-containing protein translates to MDSTNYETYKKDLLKNESVRIEYEKLEEEFILAKEVMELRKEKNLTQTELAKEVGTSQPAIARLESGNYKNLSLKFLRKVAEALGAVPEVHIKKKVG
- a CDS encoding type II toxin-antitoxin system RelE/ParE family toxin, translated to MYEIRLLDPAKKLIGFDLYELRIKQSSNIVRMFYFQVAGKIYVITSGYVKKTNKTSRFEIERAEKLKQNFLKGDKNG
- a CDS encoding ATP-binding protein; the protein is MQPSAVLVFDPHQTLTDIVARQMDRAGLSGSITTAQSKAEFLAEGRRVEPDLIITGRGETSEDERSPGGLEPLRWIIADFPRTPIILAAESVSPGEHATLLDLGITAVVLLLAEDQLALSMGSILNRAHNRNVQDPWVVQALQRAGRQWRATFDAMEDGICVADVQGLISRANTAFRAMVDLPWDRIIGRNIFSILPGLGQILEAPGRDYGAAGRRVPEFQIARGWYRGRRTRGPGADSGIHEVLYIFSDITAEKQIQLEIAIRTKWIQTINRFSRESVGQLNLDDMLATAFTYLEANFDFRLGCIFMGNEAEDYVDVLGISQVGRPIAQELGITPGQRFTQSAFPQSLQNRPDRSGEILFLGEPTLENSSRIWKRFKEILSRAEISWLVRMPIIMAKRYQMVLYLAYSHEITFVEEEWDFLRTLTEYISVAARNRQLYEELQESYTELDRIKDLTARQQRLEALGQIASGIAHDINNTLVPISLYAEGLVNPALELPPKAVNYAQAIRRAVEDIQGVTSRLRTFYRTEEKAEPEPIDIAELFSQVLELSKPKWKSGPNQHGLNIEVATRIAGDVPGFSGVPGELREALMNLIFNAVDAMPAGGEITLAARRQGSTVFIDVIDTGIGMNHEQLEHCLEPFYTTKGVRGTGMGLPGVYGVVQRHGGGIEMDSTPGSGTRVTLALPITKAARPNTQVLNPGSCTESLRILTVDDDPRSRDAMAELLRFDGHRWCTILSVN